Proteins co-encoded in one Thermoplasmata archaeon genomic window:
- a CDS encoding Lrp/AsnC ligand binding domain-containing protein, which translates to MAIGFVLISTAPAKEHEVYTELLRVKGIVELHPLFGEYDLIAKVEAEDFNALGQLVVDKIRSVAGVIDTKTLTGIKF; encoded by the coding sequence TTGGCTATCGGCTTCGTCCTGATCAGCACGGCGCCCGCGAAGGAGCACGAGGTCTACACCGAGCTCCTGCGGGTGAAGGGGATCGTCGAGCTCCACCCGCTGTTCGGTGAATACGACCTGATCGCCAAGGTCGAGGCCGAGGACTTCAACGCGCTCGGCCAGCTCGTGGTCGACAAGATCCGGTCGGTCGCGGGCGTCATCGACACCAAGACGCTCACCGGGATCAAGTTCTGA